From Streptomyces cyaneogriseus subsp. noncyanogenus, the proteins below share one genomic window:
- the pheA gene encoding prephenate dehydratase: MPASYAYLGPEGTFTEVALRTLPEAATRELIPYVSVQSALDAVRTGDAEAAFVPIENSVEGGITTTLDELVAGQPLMIYREVLLSITFALLVRPGTRLSDIKTVTAHPAAQPQVRNWLKRNLPDVVWESAASNADGARLVQEGRYDAAFAGEFAAARYGLEALETGIHDAENAQTRFVLVGRPARPAAPTGADKTSVVLWQRDDHPGGLRDLLGEFATRGINLMLLQSRPTGAGIGNYCFCIDAEGHISDRRVAEALTGLKRICLQVRFLGSYPRADVAMEDVRPPLPGTSDEEFVAAADWVARCQDGRF, from the coding sequence ATGCCAGCGAGCTATGCGTATCTCGGTCCTGAAGGAACCTTCACCGAAGTCGCTCTGCGCACGCTCCCGGAGGCGGCGACCCGGGAGCTCATCCCGTACGTGTCGGTGCAGTCCGCCCTGGACGCGGTGCGCACCGGCGACGCCGAGGCCGCGTTCGTGCCGATCGAGAACTCCGTCGAGGGGGGCATCACCACCACCCTCGACGAGCTGGTCGCGGGCCAGCCGTTGATGATCTACCGCGAGGTGCTGCTGTCGATCACCTTCGCGCTGCTGGTCCGCCCCGGTACCCGGCTGTCGGACATCAAGACGGTGACCGCGCACCCGGCCGCCCAGCCCCAGGTGCGCAACTGGCTGAAGCGGAACCTGCCGGACGTCGTGTGGGAGTCGGCCGCCTCCAACGCGGACGGCGCCCGCCTGGTGCAGGAGGGGCGGTACGACGCGGCCTTCGCCGGCGAGTTCGCCGCCGCCCGGTACGGCCTGGAGGCCCTGGAGACCGGGATCCACGACGCCGAGAACGCCCAGACGCGGTTCGTGCTGGTGGGGCGCCCCGCCCGGCCGGCCGCGCCGACCGGCGCGGACAAGACCTCCGTCGTGCTGTGGCAGCGCGACGACCACCCCGGCGGCCTGCGCGACCTGCTCGGCGAGTTCGCCACGCGGGGCATCAACCTGATGCTGCTCCAGTCCCGCCCGACCGGCGCCGGCATCGGGAACTACTGCTTCTGCATCGACGCCGAGGGCCACATCTCCGACCGGCGCGTGGCGGAGGCGCTGACGGGACTGAAGCGGATCTGTCTCCAGGTCCGCTTCCTCGGCTCCTATCCGCGTGCCGACGTGGCGATGGAGGACGTACGCCCGCCGCTGCCGGGCACCTCGGACGAGGAGTTCGTGGCGGCCGCCGACTGGGTGGCGCGCTGCCAGGACGGCAGGTTCTGA